GCCCAAGGATTCTTATTTTTCAAACCATACTAATGCCGAAAAATATTATTAGGAGTCCCAATGAAGTGCAAGTAGAATATCAAACTACCTTGAGGGAATGCTGATGATTGACCTTTGCACGTCTCCCCACACCTGAATCGCCTGGATTTTGGAGAGCGAGAAGAGCGTTTCGTATTTGCTAATGAAACTATGCCCCTTTTCCGTGACCTGGTAGACGATCATTCTGGAATTATCTTAATAGAATGTTACCTCTAGGCAAAAGGTTGATTCTGTAGACGAAAAAACCTGGAATGGCTCATCAATCTCGTTGAAAATACTGGCAAAGCTTCACTCCTTTTCCGCTTTTATTTCTCGATGATCGTATGTGTGGTGATAGATAGATGGAGAGATAATCACATAGTTCATAATTTAAATAAGGAACAAACTCTGATTCAAACTCCATCCATTTTGTGTACATATTGTATATCTAGACATTAGCTAAAAATAGTACTATTGTAGTCTAATAAAAACACACTTAACATTTATCCAATCCATAATTATATAATCTTTCCTGTCTTTATCTTTATCCCATCTCCATTCATTCCAGACGTTGCTTAATCAAtttattattcatttatgGGGCAGTCCAAATTCTGGAGATTTGGAGATTTCTGGAATTTTGCAGTTTTCGGTGTCTGCATTTTTATATTGGGTGTGGAATGCGTCTCTACAGAGGCAGTCCAGTCATTAGTATCTGTCTTGGAGGCTCAACAGTGGTCCATTGAGCAATACAAACTAGAGGCTAATATTCGATGatcttgttgttttttgttatgGTTGTCGCTGTCGTTTTATGATCATTCGATAGACAATGATGCGTTTTACACGCCTGAGAAGAAGCCACTTGCATAATCATAGTAATGGGCCGGCGTTGGCTGGCTaactggctggctggcttgCTAGTTGACAACGGATTTCGGATAGATTTAAATTCACCTTGAAATAGCCAATGATTGTGGATGGGGTAGTCTTGGATTGGATTGGGCTTGTGCTTGGGCTGTGGCCCATTGGGTTGCActgggttgggttgggttgggttcgTTTTAGTTAATGGCTCAAAATCGGACAGACAGCGAGCCGCCTTATGAGGCAAGCGCtattgctgtggctgtggctctggctaTGCAAATGACAAAACGAAATATGAAAGCCACATGCTGTCGATGCCGCCCGCCTTGTCTTAAGGCAATGCCTTATCACCATCAGTGCGGTGCGGCTCGGCTCAGTTCGGCTCGGTTCGGCCCATTTTCATGCTAATTGTGGGAGCCGCTGCTTTCGGAATTTCGGAAATGCATGTTTCGCCTAACGTAACGTAAGGCTTTACGAAATTCGAGGCTGGAAACTGGAAAGAAATCGGAACCGAATCCAACGAAACCGACATCGGAATGGGAAATGGAAATTAAGAGTATTATGAAGATGAAGAACCCGAGGCCAAAAACTGGGTGCGGCTTAGTGAAAATGAAAGCCATCTATCGATGACTTCTTTCTCCAACGCAACATCCATTCGCTACTTGAGTTTTGCATCATCTCAGCATGATTatgatatgtatgtatgatgATGATTTGATTCCAATCGCGATGATGACGAACCGTTGGAAATGTTAATGAAATGCCTTTGTTTGGGTCTGGGTCTCTTGGTCTGGGCATGGGCTTGGGCCTGGGATGCGTCGGATCGTGTTATATGCTGTTTTGTTGCGTTGCTAATTTGAATTGTGGGACTTCATTATGATCGCTTACATCGTATGGCCGGATCGGATCATCGTATAAAAGAGTCGTGATGCTTTCGGTCTGACATCAGTCGTCTCTGAAGAGCATCACCACTCAAGGCGTTAGGAACCTTTCGGTACTGGTATCGTTGTCATCGAATCAAGTGGAATAGTAGTTAACATGAAGgtgagtccgagtccgagttcCCCGCCCCCCACACACACGTCCTGGATAGCCACTTTATATCTACCCCTTCtcctctctgcctctcccaCCAGGTCTTCGTTTGTATGTGTGCTCTCTTTGCTGTGGCCAACGCCGGCTTCCTCGGTCTGCTCggaggtggcggtggcggcggcggtggtggcggcggtggcggcggcggtcTTAAGGCCGGCATCAGCTtgggcggcagcagcggcggtggtggcggcggcggtggggGCGGCTatggtggcggcggcggctatGGCGGGGGCTATCACGGCGGTTCACATGGCGGTCATGGTGGCGGTCCCGTCCAGGTGGTCAAGGTCATCCATCAGCAAGGCGGCTACTCTGGCGGCGGCTACTccggaggcggcggcggcggtggaggCTATGCCGGCGGCTATGGCTACGAGCCCGCCCCACAGGTCTACAAAGTAAAGGTCATCTCCGAAGGCGGCAGCCATGGCCATGGTCCAGCCCCCGGACCAGTCTACGGTGCCCCAGAATCCGTCAAGGTGATCAAGTTATTGTCGGAGTCCGCTCCTCTGGTCAGCGGTCCATCTTTCgttggcggcggcggcggcggctcgTCGGGTGTTTCCCAGGTGATCAAGGTGGTGCACGAGAACCATGACGGTGGTGCTTCCTACGGCGGACATTCTGGCTCAATTCAGGGTGGACACGCCAAGGTTGTGCGCGTTATCCATGAGCATTCGGGCGGCTTTGGCGGAGGCCCAGCTTACGCTCCCATCGATGTTCCCGGACCAGCTCCGGTGTCTTCCTACCTGGCCCCTGTCCAGGAGACTCCAGTTTATGCTCCCCCTGCACCCGCTCCAGTCTATGCTGCCCCTGCACCCGCTCCAGTTTATGCTGCTCCCGCTCCAGCTCCAGTGTATGCCTCCCCACCTCAAGTGAACTATGCTCCAGCTCCTGCACCCGCTCCAGTTTATGCTGCTCCCGCTCCAGCTCCAGTGTATTCCTCCCCACCTCAAGTGAACTATGCTCCAGCTCCTGCCCCGGCTCCAGTATATTCTGCTCCCGCTCCAGCTCCAGTGTATGCCGCCCCACCTCAGGTGTACAGTGCCCCCATCCAGGCACCTGCGCCGATCCTGAGCATCCCCCACCAAGCACCCGCCCCAGTGTTCGCGCCCGAGGAACAACTCCTGCCCGTGGGACATGCGCCCGCCCAGACCTACGGCCCACCAGCCTACTAAGACGCTTTCCCCCCACCTCCCCGTCGCCACACATCCTAGACTTGGGAAGACCTTCGACCTACTACTACTACCACTCTACCTCTATCGACTTTTCCTACACAACGCCATGAGTTAATTTAAGTCATTTTTTTACCCATTTTTTTTTGCTAGAAAATACATAAATACCGAAAAGAAAAATTCCAATCCGTGGCCTACTCTCACTTTCAACAGCACAGCCACAAAGCCACAAAGCGGGACTGACTGGCTGGCCTGGCTGTAAACTTGACCTTCCGATCGGGTTTCATTTCGGATGGGATGGGAGACTGTGCACACGCGCAGCAGTCGAAGCAGCGATTTCCATACAAATCCACCACACCGTGCAGCAAGATAGACATGATCGTTCGCTTAGGCATACGACACTTTCTCAGCAGCGCATGATTTCCCATGGCAGCAGGAACTTCGAGTATTTGATACTCTTACAGGATGATTGTTCGCAATAAACTTCGGATAGGGTATgtagaacaaacaaaaatttgcGTTGCAATTTGCCAAACAAAAAGAAGTGGTTACTCTGATTTTTCCTCGAATGCAAAGCCTCGTCTTCCTATGGAGGCTACATATTATATAAAAAGTAGTAGTGCGATGTTGATTAAATAACGTTTAGAATGGTTTTGAGATCCCTCAGATCTGTTCCACAGAAACGAATCAGACAGACGAGCGGTGGAGAACTTTGATAATACTTTCTGCATGTGTGTAAAAACAGCTATTGCCGATGGTTTGCTGATTGTTTCACAGGTGCAAGCTCGTATGTTTCTTCCATCTTTCTCGCACACTTCAGACAACCGTTTAGTAAAAGATTTACTCAACATATAATTATAGCATTTGCATATTGGGGGAGCCCCGAAATCTTGCCTTAAGCTCTCTCTCCATGGGGCAGTGTACGGCGAGAAAATATACCTTTTGTTTTA
The Drosophila miranda strain MSH22 chromosome XL, D.miranda_PacBio2.1, whole genome shotgun sequence genome window above contains:
- the LOC108157618 gene encoding glycine-rich cell wall structural protein 1.8 gives rise to the protein MKVFVCMCALFAVANAGFLGLLGGGGGGGGGGGGGGGGLKAGISLGGSSGGGGGGGGGGYGGGGGYGGGYHGGSHGGHGGGPVQVVKVIHQQGGYSGGGYSGGGGGGGGYAGGYGYEPAPQVYKVKVISEGGSHGHGPAPGPVYGAPESVKVIKLLSESAPLVSGPSFVGGGGGGSSGVSQVIKVVHENHDGGASYGGHSGSIQGGHAKVVRVIHEHSGGFGGGPAYAPIDVPGPAPVSSYLAPVQETPVYAPPAPAPVYAAPAPAPVYAAPAPAPVYASPPQVNYAPAPAPAPVYAAPAPAPVYSSPPQVNYAPAPAPAPVYSAPAPAPVYAAPPQVYSAPIQAPAPILSIPHQAPAPVFAPEEQLLPVGHAPAQTYGPPAY